One uncultured Hyphomonas sp. genomic region harbors:
- a CDS encoding TolC family protein: MSMKFVRRLSVSLLALAAPVALAQPISLRDAVQQALGHDPSLEQAEAGVERSRAGVDAARAGRGLQAGFQAEVGAVETDFTQDRISQVPRSAGLQAEWTVFQSGALGAAVDAAKAQREAAGYQLLGARERLILDTFEAYANAWLAERTVEVAEARVSTFRIRLDETQARFDQGQVTRTDIALTEARLASAQAQREAARAALSGAWARLARLTGVDHAVTAEPPALGEIVGGDMQAALSRVMSRNPDLAAARAAEISAGHRVAEAKGKFGPKVSLRARATTGEDVYFFFEDQISDVGAFVRVEVPLLTSGLRNASKREAIAGRSAATANVRAAELQLHEAVAGLWGDIEARRLSLAAAERAEKAAELAAEGAQKEQQAGIRTLVDALDAENEFRDAQIARYRAATQLQIAEARLLSLSSELEQQLATLP; encoded by the coding sequence ATGAGCATGAAATTTGTCCGCCGCCTGTCTGTCAGCCTTCTGGCACTGGCCGCACCGGTTGCGCTGGCTCAGCCGATCTCGCTGCGCGATGCCGTGCAGCAGGCGCTGGGTCATGATCCGTCGCTGGAACAGGCTGAGGCTGGCGTTGAGCGCAGCCGTGCCGGGGTGGACGCTGCCCGCGCAGGCCGCGGCCTACAGGCCGGATTTCAGGCAGAAGTCGGCGCCGTGGAAACGGACTTCACGCAGGACCGGATCTCCCAGGTGCCGCGCTCGGCTGGCCTTCAGGCGGAATGGACCGTGTTCCAGTCCGGTGCCCTCGGCGCCGCCGTCGACGCGGCCAAGGCCCAGCGCGAAGCCGCCGGCTACCAGCTGCTCGGCGCGCGCGAGCGGCTGATCCTCGACACGTTCGAAGCCTACGCCAATGCCTGGCTCGCCGAGCGGACGGTCGAAGTCGCCGAAGCCCGCGTTTCCACCTTCCGCATCCGGCTCGACGAAACGCAGGCCCGGTTCGATCAGGGGCAGGTGACCCGCACTGACATCGCCCTCACTGAAGCGCGCCTTGCCTCCGCACAGGCCCAGCGGGAAGCCGCCCGCGCAGCGCTGTCCGGGGCCTGGGCACGCCTTGCCCGCCTGACCGGCGTCGACCATGCCGTCACCGCAGAACCACCCGCCCTCGGTGAAATCGTCGGCGGGGACATGCAGGCCGCCCTGTCGCGCGTCATGTCCCGCAACCCTGACCTTGCCGCCGCCCGCGCCGCCGAAATCTCCGCCGGGCACAGGGTGGCCGAGGCAAAGGGCAAGTTTGGCCCGAAAGTCTCGCTGCGCGCCCGCGCCACGACCGGGGAAGATGTCTACTTCTTCTTCGAGGACCAGATCAGCGATGTCGGCGCCTTTGTGCGCGTCGAAGTCCCGCTGCTCACCAGCGGCCTGCGCAACGCCTCCAAGCGTGAAGCCATTGCCGGGCGCAGTGCTGCCACGGCCAATGTTCGCGCCGCCGAGCTGCAGCTGCACGAAGCGGTGGCCGGTCTCTGGGGCGACATTGAAGCCCGCCGCCTGTCGCTGGCTGCGGCCGAGCGGGCCGAGAAAGCCGCAGAGCTTGCCGCCGAAGGGGCCCAGAAAGAGCAGCAGGCCGGTATCCGCACGCTGGTCGATGCTCTGGATGCGGAGAATGAATTCCGCGACGCGCAGATTGCCCGCTACCGCGCGGCAACCCAGCTGCAGATCGCCGAAGCGCGCCTCCTGTCCCTGTCCTCGGAACTGGAACAACAGCTCGCCACGCTGCCCTGA
- a CDS encoding acetate/propionate family kinase, producing MSGPLLMTFNAGSSSVKIGLFSIEGERLDRIAHALIDFRHSPLTFHLVEGKAVFDVELKADHADHLTDVMAETLDWISEHYDLSELTCVGHRVVHGGDEFDGPVRIDDNSLARIEALSILAPLHQPQALRLIRAMRQVRPELTQVASFDTVFHRTNPDLIRRFALPRALHDRGIKRYGFHGLSYKFIAAELRRQFPEAAAGRVIAAHLGSGASLCAMRDGQSQDTSMGFSTLDGVPMATRCGALDAGVILHLLQQEHRTASEVEDMLYHQSGLKGVSGGISADCRELQASDDPHAKEALDLFTLRIAGEIGRLSMSIGGLDALVFTAGIGENDAAVRSAVAGHLGWMGLTLSEDANQKNAPCISTPESPVKAFVIPTNEERVIAEEAFAVSNGKA from the coding sequence ATGTCCGGCCCGCTGCTGATGACCTTCAATGCCGGGTCTTCCTCCGTGAAGATCGGCCTCTTCAGCATCGAAGGCGAGCGGCTGGACCGGATTGCGCATGCGCTGATCGACTTCCGGCACAGCCCGCTCACCTTCCACCTCGTCGAAGGCAAGGCGGTCTTCGATGTGGAGCTGAAGGCCGATCATGCCGATCACCTCACCGATGTGATGGCGGAAACGCTGGACTGGATCTCAGAGCATTATGACCTCAGTGAACTGACCTGTGTCGGTCACCGCGTTGTGCATGGCGGGGACGAATTCGATGGCCCGGTCCGGATCGATGACAATTCCCTCGCCCGCATCGAAGCGCTCTCTATTCTGGCGCCGCTGCACCAGCCGCAGGCGCTCCGTCTCATACGCGCGATGCGGCAGGTCCGGCCGGAGCTCACGCAGGTCGCCTCGTTCGACACCGTTTTCCACCGCACCAATCCGGATCTGATCCGCCGCTTTGCCCTGCCGCGCGCGCTGCATGACCGGGGGATCAAGCGCTATGGCTTCCATGGCCTCTCCTACAAATTCATTGCCGCCGAGCTGCGCCGCCAGTTCCCGGAGGCTGCTGCCGGACGCGTGATCGCGGCACATCTTGGCAGCGGCGCGAGCCTTTGCGCCATGCGGGATGGCCAGAGCCAGGACACGAGCATGGGATTTTCGACCCTGGACGGTGTGCCGATGGCGACGCGCTGCGGGGCGCTGGACGCCGGCGTGATCCTTCACCTGCTGCAGCAGGAACACCGCACGGCCAGCGAGGTGGAAGACATGCTCTACCACCAGTCCGGACTGAAAGGTGTGTCCGGCGGCATCAGCGCCGACTGCCGCGAACTCCAGGCGAGCGACGATCCGCATGCAAAAGAAGCGCTGGACCTGTTCACCCTGCGCATTGCCGGGGAGATCGGCCGACTCTCCATGAGCATTGGCGGGCTGGATGCACTCGTTTTCACAGCGGGCATCGGGGAGAATGATGCCGCGGTCCGGTCGGCGGTTGCCGGTCATCTCGGCTGGATGGGGCTCACACTGTCGGAAGACGCGAACCAGAAGAATGCGCCCTGCATCTCCACACCTGAGAGCCCCGTGAAAGCCTTTGTTATTCCGACCAATGAAGAACGCGTGATTGCCGAAGAGGCCTTCGCTGTCTCAAACGGCAAGGCCTGA
- a CDS encoding DUF2892 domain-containing protein, whose translation MNVDRAVFAFAGVVVSLSLALGYFVSPYWFLLTAFAGLNMFQAAFTGFCPAALIFKAIGLKPGNAFK comes from the coding sequence ATGAATGTCGATCGTGCTGTTTTTGCTTTCGCTGGCGTCGTTGTTTCGCTGAGCCTGGCGCTTGGCTATTTCGTATCGCCTTACTGGTTCCTGCTGACGGCGTTTGCCGGGCTGAACATGTTCCAGGCCGCGTTCACGGGCTTCTGCCCGGCCGCGCTGATCTTCAAGGCCATCGGCCTGAAGCCGGGTAACGCGTTCAAATGA